A window from Candidatus Firestonebacteria bacterium RIFOXYD2_FULL_39_29 encodes these proteins:
- a CDS encoding phosphoglycerate kinase, translating into MEKLSIRDINVKGKRVLVRVDFNVPQDENMQVRDDTRIREALVTIKYIIDNGGKAILVSHLGRPDGKIVEKLRMAPVAAKLQELLGKPVLTAKDCVGEEVIKIVSGMKDRDVLLLENVRFHAEEEENDPAFSKQLADLCDIYVNDAFGTAHRAHASTEGVTKFVKQAAAGFLIEKEIKYLGMVLENPTRPILAIIGGAKISSKIDLLNNLISKVDNLIIGGGMAYTFMKAQGKGIGKSLLEADKVEVAKDILEKAKTKGVNIYLPVDHIVSSTKDNPHNIECVNEIPDNMIAFDIGPKSIAEFEKVVKISKTIFWNGPLGLFEVDAFAAGTIAIAKAIANSGNVSVVGGGDSVSAIKKAGVKAKITHISTGGGASLEFIEGKELPGIAALINK; encoded by the coding sequence ATGGAAAAGCTTTCAATAAGGGATATTAATGTAAAAGGCAAAAGAGTTCTTGTTAGAGTTGATTTTAATGTACCTCAAGATGAAAATATGCAAGTTAGAGATGATACCAGAATAAGAGAAGCTTTAGTTACTATAAAATATATTATTGATAACGGGGGAAAAGCAATACTTGTCTCTCATCTCGGAAGGCCTGACGGAAAAATAGTTGAAAAATTAAGAATGGCTCCGGTTGCCGCAAAATTACAGGAACTTTTAGGTAAACCTGTTCTGACTGCAAAAGATTGTGTCGGAGAAGAAGTTATAAAAATAGTTAGCGGGATGAAGGACAGAGATGTTCTACTCCTTGAAAATGTCAGATTCCACGCCGAGGAAGAAGAAAATGATCCTGCATTTAGCAAACAACTTGCCGATCTGTGTGATATATATGTTAACGATGCTTTCGGGACTGCGCATAGAGCTCATGCCTCAACTGAAGGCGTTACAAAATTTGTAAAACAGGCTGCAGCCGGCTTTCTAATTGAAAAAGAGATTAAATATCTGGGGATGGTTCTTGAAAATCCCACAAGGCCCATACTTGCGATAATCGGCGGAGCGAAAATATCATCCAAGATTGATTTACTTAATAATCTTATAAGTAAAGTTGACAATCTGATAATTGGCGGAGGAATGGCATATACTTTTATGAAGGCACAGGGAAAAGGAATAGGAAAGTCCCTGCTTGAAGCCGATAAAGTTGAAGTAGCAAAGGATATTCTCGAAAAAGCTAAAACAAAAGGCGTTAATATATATCTTCCGGTAGACCACATTGTTTCGAGCACAAAAGATAATCCTCATAACATTGAATGTGTTAATGAAATACCTGACAATATGATCGCTTTTGATATCGGGCCTAAATCCATAGCTGAATTTGAAAAAGTTGTAAAAATATCAAAAACTATATTTTGGAACGGTCCTCTGGGCTTGTTTGAAGTTGATGCTTTCGCAGCCGGCACTATTGCAATAGCAAAAGCAATTGCAAACAGCGGAAATGTGTCTGTAGTCGGAGGCGGGGATTCTGTTTCTGCCATTAAAAAAGCGGGAGTAAAAGCAAAAATAACCCATATTTCTACGGGCGGAGGAGCTTCACTTGAATTTATTGAAGGAAAAGAGCTTCCCGGTATAGCGGCTTTAATAAATAAATAA